The Enoplosus armatus isolate fEnoArm2 chromosome 5, fEnoArm2.hap1, whole genome shotgun sequence genome contains the following window.
CCATGGgtgtcttttgtcattttgttttaggATCATCCTCACCTTGATTTATCCGGCTTGAGATCCACCTACAACCATGACAACCAAATCCAATAGTGGTGTTCTGGGTGGTAaggcttcctcctctcctctcttgtcctctccacCCCGTCAGCGGCTGGTCACCAAAGACGGACACTGCGCCCTTCGCCCCCCTCTGTGCCCTTCAGGCTCGTGGCGCGGGGCCTCGGGCAGAGCCTGGCTGCTGGCCCTGCAGGACCTGTGGGGACTGTTGGTGGGTCTTCGCTGGAGATGGGTCCTGCTGGCTTTCTGTGCCTCCTTCCTGGCCCACTGGCTGCTGTTTGCCTGCCTGTGGTACTTGCTGGCCCACCTCAACGGAGACCTGGCAGTGCAGGATCATGATTCCCCCCCACAGGGGCATGTGGTTTGTGTGAAGCACATTACCAGCTTCACTGCTGCCTTTTCCTTCTCCCTGGAGACACAGCTGACTATCGGCTATGGCACCATGTTCCCCAGTGGGGACTGCCCCAGTGCCATAGCGCTGCTGGCTGTGCAGATGCTGCTGGGGCTCATGCTAGAAGCATTCATCACAGGTACAGCTCCCCTATTCCTTAAGCCTTCTCATCACAAACATCATTAAATCTGACGTCACAATCTCAGTTATAAGTTTAATGGACACAATGGGAACCAAACTGGAGCCGAAACTGAAGCTAATTGCCATATTGGCCAAAAGTTAAGAAGTTTTTTCAGgacattacatttgaaaagtgttatatatatatccagACATTTACATATTCACAACAGCAGGTGTTTGAGTGTTGTGTCCAAGTCCATTTCCCCATCGATTCGATCTTAGCTCAAACCCCAACCAGTTGTCTTCTGTGATGCTTAACCTCAACCAAACCCTCCCTTACCTTAATTCCATTCCATTCCAtttgcattatgggttgtttcTAGCCTTCATGTTTAAGCCCTAAACAAGTTTAATGAAAGGTTCAAAGGTTTATGAAGCACTGAACCACTATGAGGCAATTGCGCTGAAAATAATTGACTGTGTCAAAGCTTTTGATGCAGACAAAATGTGACATCTGCTGGGCGACCCTTGGTATTGCATTTACACAGAAGGATCCAATTCAAGACTGTGGTGACACAGTGAGTTATTATAAAAGTGGtcatttttgcactttgttCGGTAAAGGATGTATTATAAAAATGGACCACTTCTacagtctgcagctctgctaATAAACAGTGTTGTAGATCTTCCCTTATTCCAAACATTATGAAGCCTCTCTGATACTATATTGATGACCAGTCTTAGTATGACCTCATTGTTTCTACAATCCAGGCTGCAGCTTTGGTAATGAAAACGCTATTTCGGGACTGTGCAGTTATCTGATAATACGCATACAGTCTGTCATCagaacagtggtggaaagaagCTAAATTCAttaactcaagtactgtacttttttttttaattttgaggtacttgtactttacagattaaaattctaatattaaaaaaaataataatgacgCACTGTTAAACCAGTAGTTCCCCAGCTTTGGGCTCGCGGCCTCTTACACAAAAGCTGTGTGTAGCCCTTTGCCACATTTCacatgtctatgagttgttgttgctgctctaTCTATAATGTATCAATCATGGAAGACATATTTTCTGAggaacaagtacttttacttttggtactttaaatatattaatacaGATAAAAGTTCTGTGCTTATGACTACGTATTTTGTGGTATTGAcacctttacttaagtaaaggtcTTTCTTATTGTAGTTGGATGACTTTAAGGTCTAACAATTTacttaagctttttttttttatcacctgcacctgtcatatactgtacacagacaAGTATGATACCAGAGAAGCTGTAAAATGTAGAGGAAAAAAcgtttaaaaacaataatttaatgtatggtaaaaacatgtttaataccTGTGTTAAGTAACAGATAACCTATGTATAAACAAGTTTAATGCGTCATCAACCACATTGTAAACGTCAAATAATGGCATCCAAACACAGGTCCAACACTGACCCATATGGACCTGCAGGAACATGTTGGATGGGGGCACAAATCAGACAGCAAATTAAAATCAAAGACGAATCAAACAACATAGACAGACCCATAATTGGACTTCTGTgcttctttatctctctctgctATTGTCATTCTGATTCCTTTTACTGCAATTTACTGCAAAGCAGCGTGAGAGAAACATTTTACAAgatcaaaacatcatcatcatcatcatcatatctcATTGTCTTAACCTTCAGGTGCATTTGTAGCCAAGATTGCACGTCCCCAGAAGCGAGCTGGAGCCATCCAGTTCAGCCCCCAGGCAGTGGTGGGCCAGCACCAGGGCCAGACGTGCCTCATGCTCCGAGCCACCAACCTGCTGCAGCGACCTCTGGTGGACGTAAAGGTGAGTGCTGTGCTCTACGAGGAGCACGAAGGCCAGGCCCTGCACCAGACATCTCTGGACTTCCACTTGGATCATCTGGGCCAGCAGCCCTGTCCCTTCTTCATCTTTCCACTCACCTTTTACCACCCCCTGGACCGCCGGAGCCCCCTCTACCCTGCCCTGTGTGAGGGCATGTCCAACCACTTTGAGTTGGTGGTCTTCCTGTCAGCCTTGCAGGAGGGAACTGGCGACTCCTGCCAGAAGAGGACCTCCTACCTGCGCCAAGAAATCCAGTTTGACCGTCGCTTTGTTCCCGCCTTAGGGCTGGATGCTCGGGGGAGATACATGGTGAGCACCCAGCACTTTGACACGGCCCACTCAAAGGAGCCTTTGAACAAGGACTGTGTGGTGCAGATCAACGGTGATGGCAGTGACAGGATGGAGTAAGGATGCTGAAGGGTAGGTCTCATAGGGACAGTGGGAGTTTCTGAGGGATAACTGAGGAGGGTAACAATGGGGCAGATATTTTTGTCAGGGGGGTTCTTGATTTAATTTGGCATATCTGAATTtatgtttaaacatttttaattgaaatgtaTATCAGACATGGATGCTGCTGCAGACGTCACTCAGCTCCTCCCTCCAATCACTTGGATTGTTGCACAAGGGACGCCTAGTGCAACAACCAGGGTATGATCCCCCCACTGGCTTCCCATCCATCAATATATCCAGTTGCGTTGGTTGGAGCGcctggccagcagggggcgccaTCTCTGGGAATTGAGTGTGAACAAATACGGTCTATTGCAagttgggttttatttttggcGCTCTGGCCATCGGGTATGAAAACATTCAATAGTGGCTCAATGGCCACAGTTCTTCCTGTACcagttaatgcactcaaatactgacatcTTGTCaataagagaaataaataatcGACTTCCAAGCCACGAAATACGTCCAAgcagggcaagaaacacaagcactgAGAAGATCAGGCAGATTGGAAACAAAACTCCACATTAGACAAACTTGAAAAACGGGTGtgttgtaaacatccattaTAGTTGACAGACCCACTGTCGGCTTCAGCTTTGGCCCACTACGCTGTGGTTTTGCACTCACAGCTTTCCTGTATACGATGTGGGCTTACTAGCCACATTATGGGTGTGCTCAGTTTTGGTAACTTAGCTgtaactgttgttgtttgttcgCAACCGATGTTAGACTTAATTTCAGCAATGTTCTGAGATCTCAGCAGTTACTACGCTGAGCACAATGTTGTCACACCTGGTAGAACTGATGGCCAGAGCCGCGATGATAAAACCGTTGTAATGAAGTTGCAATAAACCgcagttttcttttaaatcgAATCAAAATGACTTTTCGTGCGAGGTTCTGTAACTGGATTGCAGTATGATCAAGctgtatttgaaaatgttcatttgtgGCGGCACAATCAATTTCAAATTCAGTTCCACTTCAGCTCCAATaatcaaaatgttattattaacactgaatcaaatgagTATGTGTAACGTGAAAGTGGACATTCACTGTGACGGACCCGCGTAGAATTATCACCAACTTCCAGCTTTGTTTTGTCGAGGTTTTGCAGCACATCTGGCGTTTGGTTCAGTCTCTCCTCATCCACCTGGTTTCCGGCAgcggcaggcagctgttttcaacgGCGTAAACTTCATCTTAAAGCCCCACATGTATCGGAACGTTTCTGACTTTGTTGACAATAATCTGAAGGATGCTATGATcgcataaaaagaaaatgtagattTATCTATGATTGAATGAAGATTGAAGTTTGCATGCGCCCGTCTCGGTCCCTGGGGGGAGTG
Protein-coding sequences here:
- the kcnj13 gene encoding inward rectifier potassium channel 13, with translation MTTKSNSGVLGGKASSSPLLSSPPRQRLVTKDGHCALRPPLCPSGSWRGASGRAWLLALQDLWGLLVGLRWRWVLLAFCASFLAHWLLFACLWYLLAHLNGDLAVQDHDSPPQGHVVCVKHITSFTAAFSFSLETQLTIGYGTMFPSGDCPSAIALLAVQMLLGLMLEAFITGAFVAKIARPQKRAGAIQFSPQAVVGQHQGQTCLMLRATNLLQRPLVDVKVSAVLYEEHEGQALHQTSLDFHLDHLGQQPCPFFIFPLTFYHPLDRRSPLYPALCEGMSNHFELVVFLSALQEGTGDSCQKRTSYLRQEIQFDRRFVPALGLDARGRYMVSTQHFDTAHSKEPLNKDCVVQINGDGSDRME